The Ignavibacteria bacterium genomic interval ACACTAATTCCGAAGTCACCGACGCGCGAAGAGAATGTTTGCCTTTCATTTCAGGCGCGGTAAAACCTTTCGTTCCTTTCTCGACAAGAAATCCGCGCACAACGCCATTCAATTTTGCCCACACGACTGCAACGTCTGAAATCGTTCCATTCGTAATCCACATCTTCGCTCCGTTTAACACATATCCGCTCGAAGTTTCTTCGGCGCGTGTAATCATCCCGCCGGGATTAGAACCAAAATCCGGTTCCGTCAATCCGAAGCAACCGATTTTTTTTCCGCTTGCAAGTTGTGGAAGCCATTTCATTTTTTGTTCTTCGTTCCCGTACGCAAAAATCGGATACATCACCAAACCGCTTTGTACAGAAGCGAAACTTCGTATTCCGCTATCGCCGCGTTCAAGTTCTTGTGTCATCAATCCGTACGCAACGTTGTTTAATTCCGAACCGCCATATTTTTGCGGAAGTGTGGGACCGAACATTCCCAACTCCGCCATTTTCGGAACGAGTTCGAGCGGGAATTTTCCTTCGCGGCAATGTTTTTCAATAATCGGAAGAACGTTATCATCAACAAATTCGCGAACAGTATCGCGTACGAGAATTTCTTCCGGCGAGAGCAAACTTTCGATGTTATAGTAATCAACGGGTTTTGTTTTGGGCATAAACAATTTTCAAGGTGAGTAAATTTTGGAGGCAAAAATTACAAAAAAGGGGACTGAAGGAAAAGGTTTGCGATGAAAAAAAATTATTTCCCAGGTTGCGAACAACTATGTACGAAACCACGAATGGATGACATCCGTAAATTTTGCCGCGGCGGATGAATACGGGTCAATTTCATTATGAATAAAAATATCGCCTATATACAACCGTGCTTCATTCCACGATTGCATCGCGTTGAGAGTATCAATCGCTTTCTGATATTCCGCTTCACTCCTCCGAAAAATTTTCTTCGTGAATTTTTTTTGCATTCGTTCACTCATGGTTGAACGAATATCTTTTCTTGAAGTGATAACATTTTCTTCCTTTCGTTCTACATCCTGTTTCGTTTCAAACAGTGGTCCGTGATGTTGTTGCTCTTTTGTATCTCTTGCAGAAAAATCTCCTGATGATTCGATTTGAACAGACTCTTCTTCCCTGGGAATGTTTTTTTCTTCCAAAGGAAAATATATAGGCGACGACGGTTTCTTAAGTAATGCAAGCACCTCTTCTTCTGTTGGAGCCATAGAAGATAACGCATCGTCGAATTCGCTGCTTTCGGCTTCTTGCGGAGTAATTTCTTCTTTGTTTTGAAATGGAGTTATAGCATCTGAAGCAACAGGTGAATTTTGCGCGAACAAACTTCCTTTGGTCGAAAAAATATGTTCGAGAATGTTTTGAACATCTTTTTCCGTTACCGGGTCCCAATTGTTTGCATCCATATTTTTTTGAACCTGTTCGGCAACAGAATTCATTTTTTTATCTTCAAAAAATTTCTGTGCCGCTTGAACAGGAATCGTTTCTACACCAACGGAGGAACCGCAGTTGAAATACCTGAAAATCGGTTTCATTATTGTTACTATCTCGCGCGGGGTTCTTCGTTGAAAATATTCTTTGTCGAGATTGTGTAATAAGAGTTCGAGTTCGGTTTTCGTGAATTGCGCCATTTTCGTTTCTTCAACAACGCGTTCCACGATGCGAACAATATAATCGTATTCGGAAAATCCTTTCAACATTTCGAGCATGGTAGTCGAAGATATTTTTTCGCTGTTATTGAACACAAAACTACGGAGAGTCCACTGCGGACGCACAAGATAATTGAGCATCAAATGAATTCCATCATCGAGCGAATGTAAAAACTCCTTCCGCGGAAAAGAATAATTGAGCACCAGCACAGATTGCAGTTCATTTTTTATTGTACGCATCGTTGCAGGTGCATACGAAAATTTACTCTGCGATACTGTTTGCTTCCATTCACGCGCAAATTTTTCTTCCACGCCGAGGCGAAAATAATATTGAATACTTGAAGGAATATCCGCTACTAAAATTTCACGCAATGTTATTTTCCCTCGCGAGCCAATAGTACGCGCATGAATTATTACCGTAAGTCGTTCGAGTTCTTGGTCAAACATAGTAGTATAAAAGTATAAAGTTCAAAAATCAAATGTCAAATAAATTTCAAATTCCTAAAATCCAAAACTGAACTATAATTTCTTTTTCAAAATGATGGAAGAAAAAATCAGAGTGAGTTCGTGCGATTCTTTCCATAATGTTCTGCATTCGTCTTTTTTTGTTGGGTTTGCTTTAGCAATCATTCTTAACCAATGCATTGTTTCTTTCGACTCTTTTTTGCATAAAGCGATTTTGTGATAAAAATCTTTTTTCGATTCAGCTCCATCGGCTTCCATATAATTTGCGCCGATACTTGTTGCAGAACGAACCACTTGATTTATCAATGGTTTATTCACCGATGTTTCCGGAATTGCCAAAACAAATTCAATAATATCTTCTCCAAATTTTGCTGTGCGTTCAGCTAAATCATATTTCTTTTCTTTAGAACTTTGGATTTGATTTGACATTTGAACTTTGTAATTTGAAATTTATCAACATTACTTCTTCATCAAATTGTTTACGCGATCAATTTCTTTTTTTGCCGACGCTTTAAACATTGCATCAATACCGTTTCTATCAATGATTTGTTGATACATAGCAATGGCATTATCAAATTTAGAAAGTTGTTCATACGATTGTCCCGCCATATACAACGCTGTCGCCGTCCAATCAATTTTGGTTTTCTTTATTACGAGATACGGCACTTTTAAAAATTCCAAAATCGCTTGCTGATAATCGCCTTTGTAAAAATACGCTTCTCCGATGTCGTAGCGCACTTCCGCTTCAATGTCGCTTCCGTAATCGTCAAGCAATTTTTGAAAATGTACCACCGCTTGGTCATAATATTCGAGCCGCGTGAACAAAACGCCGATGGTGATTTTTTTGCTCAACACAGATTCATCGTTTGGAAATGCAGCAATAAAATCTCTCGTTGCTTTCAATGCGGCATCATATAAACGCAGCGATTGAAACGCTTCAATCAGATTACTCATCGCCAACGGTAGAATGTCGCTTGCTTTTTCTTGATACGCCAATACGCGTTGATACAACGAAATCGCGGAATCAAATTGCTCTTTATTGTACGCAATATTCCCGAGAGAAAGAATTGCACGCGGAATAACATCAACATCTGAAGAAATTGCAACGACACGGCGATACATTTTCTCAGCTGAATCCGGTTTTTCTTGCGCTTCAAAAATTTTTCCTCGCCAATACAACGCACGAGCAATTGTTTCATCATTCATTTTCTTTGCAAGAATTCCATCCAAAATTTTCGACGAAGTTTGCAAATTACTTTGTCGCATAAAATATCGCGCGCGTTCTATTTCCAGCGAAGCGATTGTTATGCTGTCATTCGCGTACGATTTTTTGAACTCATCAAACAACGGGTTTGCACCGAGTAAATTTTCCGAACGCAGTTTCGCGACGATAATTTTCTCTTGATAATATTTTTTCAACGAGTCGTTCTGAGCATTTTTTTTCAACTCCTCAAATTGCCTAATCGCTTCAACGTATTGCTCTGTTTCAAAAAGCAAATCAGCGATATTTTTTTCTGCATTTCCCGTGGTTCCGAGTGCACTTGCTTGACGAAAATACGCAGCAGCAAGTTCTGAATTTCCTTCGCTCTTTTCCAAATTTCCCAACGCGAAAAACACTTGCGCGGCATTGGTTGAATAATGATCGAGCGAAAGCGCGTACAAATAATGTTCGCGCGCTTTGGTTACATTATTCTCAGTGAAAAAAATCGCGGCAATTTTTTGGTGCAATGAAAATGTATGGCGTTCTGAAAATAAATTCCGTCCTTGTTCGTCAAGCATTGTCTGCAAAAGGATAACCGCTTCGTTATGTTGCTTTTGCAAAAACAACGCTTCAACTTCCAAACTCTCTGCACTCGCTGCATACTTTGTATAGTAAAACTGTTCCCGAAGATTTCTGAACAATTCTTCGGCGTTATTTTCTGAAGAAAGGTTTTGTTCTTGCAGCAGTATAGTTCCTAACTCAAAATTCGCTTGAGCGGAAAATTTTCCATTGAAATATTTTTGCAATTCTTTCTTCCAAATCAATTTCGCAGAATCGCTATTTGCATTCGTCTTAAAAATCTTTCCTAAACGAAACAACGCTTCTTCCGCGCTTTCGGTTGAGAGAAATTGTTCTGCAATTTGAAAATATGTTTTCTTCGCTGTATCAATTTGTCCACTTTGTTCAAATGCTTTTGCTAACGAAAGAATGACTTCATCTTTTCCCGGAATCATCGGAAACGAAACGAGAAGATTTTCAACAACAAGCGGTAATTCTTGAATGGAAATTGTTTTCTTCCGTAATTGAAAACGAGCATACGCCGCTTCATTTGCAAACCGATGTGCAGGAAATTGTTTCAGAAATTCTTCATACAATGAAATTGCATTATTGTTCTCCTCAACAAATTCCACGCTCTTTGCTCTAAAAAACATTGCTTCCGCTTTTTTATCGCTCGCAAGTTCGCTCTTCAGTGCAGTTTCAAATTGTTGCGCCGCGGCAGAATAATTTTTGAAATCGTTGAAATAAATTTCGCCGAGATGGAACGCAACATCTCCTTTGTTTCCTCCGCTTATTGCATCACCAACAAGCAACGCAAGTTTTTCTACCGCAATTCGATAATCTTTTTGCAAATATATCTGTATGTATTTCGCTCGCTGTTCCGCGCTGTCAATCAACCCGCTCGAAGGGAATTGTTTTTTTGACGAAGAATATTTTTCGACTGCTTTTTCATATTCACGTAACGAATCATCACAAACCGCAATAGCAAACGAAACATCATCGGAGAACGTGTGTTGAGGAAATTTTTCTTCAAACAATGAAAAAAATCGCCGCGCTTCTTCATAATGTTCCGTGTGTTCCAATAAAACTTTTCCTGCGCGGAATAAAGCGACCGGAGAATTGATGGTGTCTTTACAGAGCGTTGCGAGTTGTTCGTATGCATTTGCAGAGAGAGCGAAATCGTTGTTTGCTTCCGCGCTTGCAGCAAAATGAAACAACGCACTTTTTTTCAGCGAAGCATTTTCCGTATGCAATGCTTGTTGAAAATATTCTTTCCCTTTGGAAAACTTTTTTGCATTGGATGACGCAATTCCCGCTTGAATCAAAACGTTCGCTCGCAATTCACTCAAAGGAAATTTTTGCAAGAATTGTTCGTAGTAATGAAGCGCATTCGTTTCATCGTTCAGAGAAAGAAAACAATTTCCAATTTCAAACGTTGCTTGTTCTCCAATGGTGAACGAATCTCTCACCGCTTTCTTAAACATTTCAATCGCATCGAGAAATTTTTCTTGTTGCTGTAATAATTTCCCAATTTCAAAATTGGCTTCATTTACGTTTTGCGTTTCAGAAAATTTTTCAAGAGCACGACGAAATGTTCTCTCTGCATCATCGAATCGTGCAACGCGAAGATAGAGTTTTCCAAGCGCAATCGTTGCTTCACATTGCGTTGATTTATCTGTGCTTTCCTTCGCAAGTTTTTCCAATTCGTTTTGCGCAGAAGAAATATTTCCTTCCTCCATCGAAACGGAAATCAAACGCAATTTTGCTTTCGGAAAAATTTTTGCCGTTGAAAATTCGCGTGTGATGGCTTTCAAAACACGTTTTTCATTTTCTCCATCGTTCGTTTTTTTGTAACAATCGCTCGCTCTGAACAATGCATCGGGAACGCTTGCATCATTCGGGAAAAAAACTTTGAGACGCTCGTACGCATTTGCCGCCTCTTTGAAATTACTGACACGCTCGAATATTTCTGCAACGTACATCCACGCTTGCGGCGCTTTGGGATTGGTTGAATAACTCAATGCAAAATTTTGAAACGTCGAACGCGCTTCATCGAATTGTTTCAGTTGCGTTTGAATTTGGCCGATATAAAATTTTGATTCGATTGCATTTGCCGATGAGGAATATTTTTCTGCAAAACGTTGAAACTGTTCAAGCGCGAGGTCGTAACTTTTGTCCTCATACAATTTTACTGCAAATTTGAATTCGGCATTCTCTTGCGCATCTTGAGTTCGCGCGAGCGTAGCAATGCAAAGTATCGTGAATAAAAAGCGAATTGAATGAGTGAATCTTTTCATAAAAGCAAGGGCAAATTTACTTAAAATATTTATTGCCGAAAACAAGCACGCTACAATTACCTTTTGTTGTTTCGTTTGAACATCGTGTTTGGAGTTCTTCTTAAATACTCAAATTGTGGTATTGCATCTTAAAATTTATTCGTATAACTTGAAAGTGTAATTTTATATACCAATGACAATTTTCATTTAAGAAACAAATCCACGTCGTCTCTCGTTCGATAAAATCGGACAACGAGGAAGAATAACCTACAATGATCTATCCTCTATCACTTGATTGCTGAACAGAACGACCATCATCACATAAAACAAACTCAACGGTTGCTTCGTGAACGTAAAGGTGAACATTTGATTGTTTGTATCGTTGAAAACACGAATTGTGGTATCGGTTCCACCGGAAAAACTGATTTTCAATTCGAGTGGCATTTGAAAAAATCCTGTATTCGTTTGCGTTTGCTTCGTAATGTATTTCGCTTGCCAAACGCTTCCGCCGAGTGAAGAAATTCCGTACGAATTTTGATACACGGGATGATTTGGTGATTTTACCCATTGATTAAAAAACCAATCGAGGTTTTGTCCTGTCGCTTCATTCATTTTTTGCATAAATGCATCCGTAGTCGCAAACTTATACTTAAATCGAGCAGTATCCGTTGCATACGAATTTATTGCAGAAAAGAATAATAAATCACCCAATGTATATCGCAATATGTGAAGCACGCACGCGCCTTTGTTGTACGTAACGGCAGTATTAAAAAGCACAGCCACCGATGGAGTATAATCCGCCCACGACGGATTATACATCGCCCATCCGGGATTCGGCTGTAAATATCCGTTCGCGTCGTTGTTAATGTCGTTTTTGTATGCTGAATATTGTCCCAGAAGTTTGTTCGAACAGAATATTTTTTTTCTTGAGAAATTGTAAAAATTCTTTGACATCATTCGAGTACGATTCGAGTGTGTTTTAAGAAAGATTTTTTTCTAAAGAAATATGTTGACAAAAAGAATGAAGAAGGGGAAATGCGGAATCTGCAGCGGATTCGTTTTGAGTTTTTCGAATGTTCTTCGTTGTTGGCAAAACAGCTCTGTTACGCCATTGCCGGTTCTTGACCCGTCATTACATTTTATCTTGGCGTAACAACTCCGGGTGGTGGAGAAATGGTATCGCGAACGCAGAATATTTCATAAGAATTTAAAATAGAAAAGAATGTATTAAGAAGAATAGATACTTGTGCAGGCATAGTACCTCATATCTGCGCCTGCACAATGAAGCGCGGTTCAACGCACTATTTAAGTAAAAGCATTTTCTGTGTTCGAACGTTGTTTCCGACTTGCAAGCGGTAGAAATACACGCCACTCGGAATATCATTTGCGTTCCAAGGAATATTGTACGTTCCTGCTGCCAGTTTTTCGTTCACAAGTGTAGCGATTTCTTTCCCAAGAACATCATATACTTTTAAGGAAACAAATCGGAAATCCAAAATCTGAAACCTGAAATTTGTTGTCGGATTAAACGGGTTCGGATAATTTTGGTACAGAATAAAATCATTCGGCGTAGAAGTAAAATTCTCGCGAACATTATCAATTCCGCCCGCAAGAAATTCTCCGGTTTCAATATCTATAATTGCGTGGAAGTACAACGAAGTTCCATCTGATAACAACGCTTCATATTCACCAACCCAAACTACTTTTGTTGTATCCTGCGGATATATCCAAACAAAATTTCCGCCGAACAGTCTTCGGGAAACAACATTATACAGTTGACGAAATTCTTCCCCGCCATTATGCTCTACTACCCACATTGCGCTATCGCTATCAATAAAATTTTCCGGTATCGGTCGCGAATTTTGCGGAAACGGCGGTGGATTGGTTGTATCTACCATCATAAAGAACGACGATGCAAACACTGTTGTATAGAATTGCAATGTTGGCGAGAAAAACATATACATCCATCCAAACGAAGTACCGTCTAAATTTATCGTATCTCCATCTGATTGCGCAAATACATATCGTAACTGTTGGTCAGAAGCGTACTGTGATGCAAGAGTTTTCGCAGTATCAACAAACCCGGTTGCCGTTGTTAAATAAAATAATTGTCGCAATGTCATATTGACTCCATCGCGATTATCTCCTTGAATCACGATACTATCCTGCACCCCGTCGTTATTCTCGTCGTAAAAACCGATGTAGTCGTCAAAGGGATCTAATTCACCGTCACCGTTTGCATCTTTTGCGCAAACGGGCCAATACGTTCCATCACGAAGATAATACGTAGTATACTCTCCCGTTGAATTGGTAATAACAACTGAACTGCGAGCATTTCCATAATCTGAAAACAACGGTTTATCTAACAATGCAATAAATGCGCCCGAAACTTCACCTGCGTACGATACAATTCCCTTCACGACAAATTGCCCATGTTCCTGAGAAGTTGTATAATTTAATACGTACGGCATTGCCAACATTTCACCATTCAAACTACGCGCTCCTATTACAATCCATACATAATCCGTGTTCGCAGTGTGCGTTACTTCGATTGATATTGTTTGAAGATTTCCGCTGTACGTAACATTTCCCAACGTAATGGAATCTAGGGGGTCATGCGCAAGTAAATTTATCGGCAGTTGCAAATCGCCGAAGCGAGTATTCGTATCAATAGGCGATGAAAAGTTAAAACTTACGATTGTGGATAGTTGCACTTCTTGTTCGCCATCCACAGGGGTAGATGACGTTATAACAAACTGCGCTTGCGTTTGTAAAGAAAATACAATAAAGAGAGTGAATATAAAATTCAATATTCGAAACATAAATTTCTCTGGAATTTGTGATTGATAAAAAAAAATTGTGGCTAAAAATAACAAAACATTGTTATGACAACAAGCGTTATAAATCGCATCTTCAAACTTCTGCACCATTGATATTTCATCGGTTTCCTTTATGATTTATGCTTAAAGAAACTTTTCAATCTCACTCAGGAAAAACTCCTTCGGTCGCGCGCCAATCCATTGCGAAACGATTTTCCCATCTTTGTTCAACAAAAATGTTGTGGGATACGCTCGCACATTTCCAAATGCACTTTGAATTTCCTCATCGCGGTCAATAATAATGGGATACGAAAGTTTAAAATGGTTGATAAATTCTCTCACGTCTTCGCTAGCCGATGGTCCCGTATCCGCAGAAATCCCAAGAAATTTTACTCCTTTGTTTCGCAGTTCGTTTTGCACTTCCACCATATCGGGAGTTTCCATTTTACACGGTCCGCACCACGTCGTCCAAAAATTCACAAGCGTTAATTTTTCCGTGAACGATGAAAGTGTAACGCTATTCCCTTGCGCATCTTTCCAGTGAAGATTTGGTGCAGCATCGGTATTGCTTGCTTGCACAAAAAGATATTCGCCAAGCACGGGAGTTGTTGTTCCTGTTTCTTGCGAAACGGATTGCTGTTGTTTGTTTTCTTCTCGTTCATCCGCAGTATTTTTATTGCATCCGGAAACGAAAAAAACAAGAAAAGAAAAATATGTAAGGAAGAAGATTCGGTGATTCATTTTGCACTGTTGATTGTTTTAAAACCATGAAATAATTCTTGATGAACTTCTTGTTTATCCGCATTGCTCACGGCATAGTACAAAACACCTTTATCT includes:
- a CDS encoding four helix bundle protein, whose product is MSNQIQSSKEKKYDLAERTAKFGEDIIEFVLAIPETSVNKPLINQVVRSATSIGANYMEADGAESKKDFYHKIALCKKESKETMHWLRMIAKANPTKKDECRTLWKESHELTLIFSSIILKKKL
- a CDS encoding M1 family metallopeptidase, which gives rise to MMSKNFYNFSRKKIFCSNKLLGQYSAYKNDINNDANGYLQPNPGWAMYNPSWADYTPSVAVLFNTAVTYNKGACVLHILRYTLGDLLFFSAINSYATDTARFKYKFATTDAFMQKMNEATGQNLDWFFNQWVKSPNHPVYQNSYGISSLGGSVWQAKYITKQTQTNTGFFQMPLELKISFSGGTDTTIRVFNDTNNQMFTFTFTKQPLSLFYVMMVVLFSNQVIEDRSL
- a CDS encoding tetratricopeptide repeat protein encodes the protein MKRFTHSIRFLFTILCIATLARTQDAQENAEFKFAVKLYEDKSYDLALEQFQRFAEKYSSSANAIESKFYIGQIQTQLKQFDEARSTFQNFALSYSTNPKAPQAWMYVAEIFERVSNFKEAANAYERLKVFFPNDASVPDALFRASDCYKKTNDGENEKRVLKAITREFSTAKIFPKAKLRLISVSMEEGNISSAQNELEKLAKESTDKSTQCEATIALGKLYLRVARFDDAERTFRRALEKFSETQNVNEANFEIGKLLQQQEKFLDAIEMFKKAVRDSFTIGEQATFEIGNCFLSLNDETNALHYYEQFLQKFPLSELRANVLIQAGIASSNAKKFSKGKEYFQQALHTENASLKKSALFHFAASAEANNDFALSANAYEQLATLCKDTINSPVALFRAGKVLLEHTEHYEEARRFFSLFEEKFPQHTFSDDVSFAIAVCDDSLREYEKAVEKYSSSKKQFPSSGLIDSAEQRAKYIQIYLQKDYRIAVEKLALLVGDAISGGNKGDVAFHLGEIYFNDFKNYSAAAQQFETALKSELASDKKAEAMFFRAKSVEFVEENNNAISLYEEFLKQFPAHRFANEAAYARFQLRKKTISIQELPLVVENLLVSFPMIPGKDEVILSLAKAFEQSGQIDTAKKTYFQIAEQFLSTESAEEALFRLGKIFKTNANSDSAKLIWKKELQKYFNGKFSAQANFELGTILLQEQNLSSENNAEELFRNLREQFYYTKYAASAESLEVEALFLQKQHNEAVILLQTMLDEQGRNLFSERHTFSLHQKIAAIFFTENNVTKAREHYLYALSLDHYSTNAAQVFFALGNLEKSEGNSELAAAYFRQASALGTTGNAEKNIADLLFETEQYVEAIRQFEELKKNAQNDSLKKYYQEKIIVAKLRSENLLGANPLFDEFKKSYANDSITIASLEIERARYFMRQSNLQTSSKILDGILAKKMNDETIARALYWRGKIFEAQEKPDSAEKMYRRVVAISSDVDVIPRAILSLGNIAYNKEQFDSAISLYQRVLAYQEKASDILPLAMSNLIEAFQSLRLYDAALKATRDFIAAFPNDESVLSKKITIGVLFTRLEYYDQAVVHFQKLLDDYGSDIEAEVRYDIGEAYFYKGDYQQAILEFLKVPYLVIKKTKIDWTATALYMAGQSYEQLSKFDNAIAMYQQIIDRNGIDAMFKASAKKEIDRVNNLMKK
- a CDS encoding acyl-CoA dehydrogenase; the encoded protein is MPKTKPVDYYNIESLLSPEEILVRDTVREFVDDNVLPIIEKHCREGKFPLELVPKMAELGMFGPTLPQKYGGSELNNVAYGLMTQELERGDSGIRSFASVQSGLVMYPIFAYGNEEQKMKWLPQLASGKKIGCFGLTEPDFGSNPGGMITRAEETSSGYVLNGAKMWITNGTISDVAVVWAKLNGVVRGFLVEKGTKGFTAPEMKGKHSLRASVTSELV
- a CDS encoding TlpA family protein disulfide reductase; this encodes MNHRIFFLTYFSFLVFFVSGCNKNTADEREENKQQQSVSQETGTTTPVLGEYLFVQASNTDAAPNLHWKDAQGNSVTLSSFTEKLTLVNFWTTWCGPCKMETPDMVEVQNELRNKGVKFLGISADTGPSASEDVREFINHFKLSYPIIIDRDEEIQSAFGNVRAYPTTFLLNKDGKIVSQWIGARPKEFFLSEIEKFL
- a CDS encoding T9SS type A sorting domain-containing protein: MVQKFEDAIYNACCHNNVLLFLATIFFYQSQIPEKFMFRILNFIFTLFIVFSLQTQAQFVITSSTPVDGEQEVQLSTIVSFNFSSPIDTNTRFGDLQLPINLLAHDPLDSITLGNVTYSGNLQTISIEVTHTANTDYVWIVIGARSLNGEMLAMPYVLNYTTSQEHGQFVVKGIVSYAGEVSGAFIALLDKPLFSDYGNARSSVVITNSTGEYTTYYLRDGTYWPVCAKDANGDGELDPFDDYIGFYDENNDGVQDSIVIQGDNRDGVNMTLRQLFYLTTATGFVDTAKTLASQYASDQQLRYVFAQSDGDTINLDGTSFGWMYMFFSPTLQFYTTVFASSFFMMVDTTNPPPFPQNSRPIPENFIDSDSAMWVVEHNGGEEFRQLYNVVSRRLFGGNFVWIYPQDTTKVVWVGEYEALLSDGTSLYFHAIIDIETGEFLAGGIDNVRENFTSTPNDFILYQNYPNPFNPTTNFRFQILDFRFVSLKVYDVLGKEIATLVNEKLAAGTYNIPWNANDIPSGVYFYRLQVGNNVRTQKMLLLK